A part of Myxococcales bacterium genomic DNA contains:
- a CDS encoding histidine triad nucleotide-binding protein: MSALESCLFCGIYEKKIPAKIIAQNDRVLAFHDINPVAEFHALVIPKLHIANLNELSADNASVLADMMLMAKEIAFQFGMNTNGYRVVLNTEKGAGQTVFHLHAHVLGGRNFSWPPG; the protein is encoded by the coding sequence ATGAGCGCGCTCGAGTCTTGTCTATTTTGTGGAATATATGAAAAAAAAATCCCAGCTAAGATTATTGCGCAAAATGATAGAGTGCTTGCCTTTCACGATATTAATCCGGTAGCAGAGTTTCATGCTCTGGTGATTCCCAAACTTCATATTGCTAATCTCAATGAGCTCTCTGCCGACAATGCCTCAGTGCTCGCTGACATGATGTTGATGGCAAAGGAGATTGCTTTTCAATTTGGAATGAATACTAATGGGTATCGGGTGGTTTTGAATACTGAAAAAGGTGCAGGGCAAACAGTGTTTCACTTGCACGCTCATGTTCTTGGGGGAAGAAATTTTTCCTGGCCTCCAGGCTAA